Proteins encoded together in one Hevea brasiliensis isolate MT/VB/25A 57/8 chromosome 16, ASM3005281v1, whole genome shotgun sequence window:
- the LOC110666179 gene encoding uncharacterized protein LOC110666179, whose protein sequence is MASTCYFLSFPSLSKPLPPSLLPLKFFTARPCKTQSTNSSSSATTAGVQDDPKTNSLPMSIDNLHRFFDLNVGKWHGSFHQFDANGKLMQKVSTRLSVSSYGDDELISLIQTLYIKQRPTSTSISEYDEEPEWAEYKIKETNMFTVDKYQQIGFFPNERAFALRYQTAGMLETVLRQGVLGEDDTGEETPRNLKLPSRLPSIVCENCLYSQEKDRRARAFHIMDPKGILEMLLIFLEDRGDRVLSHPSLENNIDSVNRILPFLGQWKGHSITKRSGVYGSTIAEADTVALLEMDDKGQLIQVITSTSDQHDVKTNVHWTGNAADNLVTFDGGYQITLLPGGMYMGCPSDIAKSVAVSKSFHLEFCWLESPGKRQRLVRTYDVEGLAVSSTYFSETKFSVAAWSFYGFLYRIAQRKTSCDFL, encoded by the exons ATGGCTTCTACTTGCTACTTCCTCTCATTTCCTTCACTGTCCAAGCCATTGCCACCGTCTCTTCTCCCTCTCAAATTCTTCACAGCTCGGCCCTGCAAAACCCAATCCACCAACTCATCTTCCTCCGCCACCACAGCGGGCGTCCAAGATGATCCCAAAACAAACTCTCTGCCCATGTCCATCGATAACCTTCACCGCTTCTTTGACCTCAATGTAGGCAAATGGCACGGATCTTTCCAC CAATTTGATGCTAATGGGAAATTGATGCAAAAAGTGAGCACAAGGCTTTCTGTCAGCTCTTATGGAGATGATGAACTCATTAGTCTCATTCAAAC GCTATATATAAAGCAACGGCCAACAAGCACTTCAATCTCTGAATATGATGAGGAGCCAGAATGGGCTGAATATAAAATAAAGGAAACCAACATGTTCACTGTGGATAAATATCAACAG ATTGGCTTTTTCCCCAATGAGAGGGCTTTCGCCCTAAGGTACCAAACAGCTGGCATGTTAGAAACTGTGTTAAGGCAAGGAGTGCTGGGGGAAGATGACACTGGAGAAGAAACTCCTAG AAATCTTAAGCTTCCTTCTCGGCTGCCTTCTATTGTATGTGAGAACTGCCTATATTCACAAGAGAAAGATAGACGAGCAAGAGCTTTTCATATCATGGATCCAAAAGGCATTTTAGAAATGCTTCTTATCTTTCTTGAGGATAGAGGAGACAGGGTCCTATCTCATCCTTCACTTGAAAATAACATT GATAGCGTAAACAGGATCCTTCCATTTCTTGGTCAGTGGAAAGGCCATTCTATAACCAAACGTAGTGGTGTTTATGGATCAACAATTGCTGAAGCTGATACAGTAGCTTTGCTTGAAATGGATGATAAGGGTCAGCTGATCCAG GTTATTACTTCAACATCTGATCAACATGATGTTAAAACTAATGTGCACTGGACGGGTAACGCAGCAGACAACTTGGTTACATTTGATGGAGGATATCAGATTACATTATTACCTGGAGGCATGTACATGGGATGTCCTTCTGACATTGCAAAAAGTGTTGCAGTATCTAAGTCATTTCATCTGGAGTTTTGTTGGCTTGAGTCTCCTGGCAAGAGACAAAGACTGGTTAGAACTTACGATGTAGAAGGCTTGGCTGTCTCATCAACTTATTTTTCTGAAACTAAGTT CAGCGTAGCCGCATGGTCATTTTATGGTTTTCTTTACAGAATAGCGCAAAGAAAGACCAGTTGTGATTTTCTCTGA